A part of Kitasatospora kifunensis genomic DNA contains:
- a CDS encoding NAD(P)-dependent alcohol dehydrogenase, with amino-acid sequence MSTVTAYAAPAAKAPLERTTIERRAVGENDVQIDITFVGICHSDIHQVREGWGKAIFPMVPGHEIAGVVREVGPGVTKFKVGDRVGVGCMVDSCRVCDNCKAGLEQYCADGPVWTYNAVGKDGQPTYGGYSQKVVVDENYVVRIPDGLSLDVAAPLLCAGITTYSPLRRWNAGPGSKVAVVGLGGLGHLGVKIAHALGAEVTVLSQSLRKKGDGLRLGADQYRATSDPKTFEELAGRFDIILCTVSAPLDFAAYVSLLRTDGTMVNLGLPEEPVQIVLQSLFGNRRSMSSSGIGGIAETQEMLDFCAEHGVAAEIELIRADEINDAYERVLASDVRYRFVIDTATL; translated from the coding sequence ATGAGCACTGTTACCGCCTATGCCGCACCCGCCGCCAAGGCCCCGCTGGAGCGGACGACCATTGAGCGCCGCGCGGTCGGCGAGAACGATGTACAGATAGACATCACGTTCGTGGGCATCTGCCACTCCGACATCCACCAGGTCCGCGAGGGCTGGGGCAAGGCGATCTTCCCGATGGTGCCCGGCCACGAGATCGCGGGCGTCGTCCGCGAGGTCGGGCCCGGCGTGACGAAGTTCAAGGTCGGTGACCGGGTGGGCGTCGGCTGCATGGTCGACTCCTGCCGCGTGTGCGACAACTGCAAGGCGGGCCTGGAGCAGTACTGCGCCGACGGCCCGGTCTGGACCTACAACGCCGTCGGCAAGGACGGGCAGCCCACCTACGGCGGCTACTCGCAGAAGGTCGTCGTCGACGAGAACTACGTCGTACGCATCCCGGACGGCCTCTCCCTGGACGTGGCCGCCCCACTGCTGTGCGCCGGCATCACCACCTACTCACCGCTGCGGCGCTGGAACGCCGGCCCCGGCTCGAAGGTCGCGGTCGTCGGACTCGGCGGCCTCGGCCACCTGGGAGTGAAGATCGCGCACGCGCTCGGTGCCGAGGTCACCGTCCTGTCCCAGTCCCTGCGCAAGAAGGGCGACGGCCTGCGCCTTGGCGCCGACCAGTACCGCGCCACCAGCGACCCGAAGACCTTCGAGGAACTGGCGGGCAGGTTCGACATCATCCTCTGCACCGTCTCCGCGCCGCTCGACTTCGCCGCCTACGTGTCGCTGCTGCGCACCGACGGGACCATGGTGAACCTCGGTCTCCCGGAGGAGCCGGTGCAGATCGTGCTCCAGTCGCTGTTCGGCAACCGGCGCAGCATGAGCAGCTCGGGCATCGGTGGCATCGCCGAGACCCAGGAGATGCTGGACTTCTGCGCCGAGCACGGCGTGGCGGCCGAGATCGAGCTGATCCGCGCGGACGAGATCAACGACGCGTACGAGCGGGTCCTCGCGAGCGACGTCCGCTACCGCTTCGTCATCGACACGGCCACTCTGTGA